Part of the Propioniciclava sp. MC1595 genome is shown below.
GCTCTCCGACGGTACCGGCCGGGTCACGCTGATCTGGATGGGGCGCCACGAAATCGCGGGCATCGAGGCGGGCCGCGAACTGGTGGCCCGGGGCCGGATCTCGATCGACGGCGGCGTCCGGCGCCTCTACAACCCCGACTACGAGCTGCTCTGAGCCCGGACGGTCAGTCGACCGGGTCCTCGTCGTCCTCCTGGACGACCCGCTCCCGCTGCACGCCCGGGGCCAGGAAGTGCGCGAGCTCCAGCTCGGCCTCGGGCTGGACGACGAACAGCAGCTCGTCCTCGCCCTCGAGGGCGGCGTCGGCCCGCGGCGGCTGCGCGGTGCCGTCGCGGATGATCGCGACGAGGACGGCGTCCCCGGGGAACTCGAGGTCGGCCAGCCGGCGCCCGACGGTGGGGCTGTCGGTCGGGAGGGTCATCTCGACCAGGTTGGTGCGCCCGCCGCGGAAGGCGAAGAGGCGGACCAGGTCGCCGACCGTCACGGCCTCCTCGACCAGCGCGCACATCAGGCGCGGGGTCGAGACGGCCACGTCGACGCCCCAGACGTCGTCGAACATCCACTCGTTGCTGGGGTGGTTCACCCGCGCCACGGTGCGGGGGACCGCGAACTCGGTCTTGGCCAGCAGGCTGTGCACCAGATTGGCCTTGTCGTCGCCGGTGGCCGCGATCGCCACGTCGTAGCGGTCGATGCGGGCCTCCTCCAGGGAGTCGACCTCGCAGGCGTCGGCCAGCAGCCAGGCGGCGCCGGGCACCGAGTCGGGCTTGATCGCGTTCGGGTCACGGTCGATGAGGAGGACCTGGTGGTCGTTGGCGAGCAACTCGCGGGCGATGGAGCGGCCGACGTTCCCCGCCCCGGCGATGGTCACGCGCATGGGGTCTCCTAGATCCTGACGGGGGGCTCGGCGAGCAGGCCCTCGATGCGGGGCACGTCCTCGTTGGTGGCGGCGATGTAGAGCATGTCGCCGTCCTGGAGGATGGTCGTCTCGGAGGGGATCATGCCCTGCCCGAAGCGGCTCAGGAACGGGATGCGGGCCCCGAGGGCCGCCTCGATCGCCGTGACGCGCTGCCCGACCCACTCGTCGTGGGCGCCCAGCTGGATGAGCCGGACCTGGCCGGACGGGTCGCGCCACTGCGGCTCCGACCCCTCGGGCAGCAGCCGGCGCAGCACCTGGTCGGCCGCCCAGCGCACGGTCGCGACCGACGGGACGCCCAGGCGTTCGTAGACCTCGGCCCGGCCCTGGTCGTAGATGCGGGCGACCACGTTGTTGAGGCCGTAGGTCTCGCGCACGACGCGCGCGGCGAGGATGTTGGAGTTGTCACCGGAGGACACCGCGGCGAACCCGTCCGCCTCGCGGATGCCGGCCGCGACGAGCACCTTGCGGTCGAAGCCGATGCCCTTCACCGTGCGCCCGTGGAAGTCGGGCCCCAGCCGCCGGAACGCGTCGGCGTCCTGGTCGATCACGGCCACGGAATGGCCGCGTCGCTCGAGGGCCCGGGCCAGGGACGAACCCACGCGACCACAACCCATGATGACGATGTGCACAGGCGTAGAGTGTACCCCGTGAACCTCACGGACGCCGTGAAGCGTCTGCTCGTCGGGCGCAAGCTGGCGAGCAACCAGTTGGGCGAGACCCTCCTCCCCAAGCGCATCGCCCTGCCGGTGTTCGCGTCCGACGCGTTGTCGTCGGTCGCCTACGCCCCCGACGAGATCCTGCTCACCCTGAGCCTGGCCGGCGTCGCCGGATTCGTCTTCTCCTGGCCGATCGCCCTGGGCGTCGCGCTGGTCATGTTCGTCGTCGTGCTGTCCTACCGGCAGACGGTGCACGCCTACCCGTCCGGCGGCGGCGACTACGAGGTGGCCACGGTCAACCTCGGCCCGAACGCTGGGCTGACCGTGGCGTCCGCCCTGCTGGTCGACTACGTGCTGACCGTCGCGGTGTCGGTGAGCTCGGGGGTGCAGAACGCCAAGGCACTGGTCCCGTTCATCGTCGGCCACGAGGGCCTGGTCGCCGCCGTGCTGATCCTGGTGCTGATGGCGATCAACCTCCGCGGCGTGCGCGAGTCCGGGACGCTGTTCGCGATCCCCACCTACGGCTTCATGGTCGCCGTGCTCGGCATGATCGTGGTCGGGCTCGTCCGCATCCTCGTGGTGGGGGAGCCGCTGGCCGCGCCCACCGCCGGCTACGACGTCGTCGGTGACCCCTTCTACTCCCAGCTCGAGGGCTTCGCGCTCGTCGCGCTGCTGGCCCGCTCGTTCTCGTCGGGCTCGGCGGCCCTGACCGGCGTCGAGGCGATCAGCAACGGCGTGCCCGCCTTCCGCGAGCCCAAGAGCCGCAACGCCGCCACCACCCTCGGCCTCCTCGGCCTGGTCGCGATCACGATGCTGGGCGGCATCATCGCCCTGGCCAACCTGACCGGCGCCAAGATGGTCGACGAGCACGCCGGCGTGGTGTTCACCCAGGGCGGCGTGGTGGTCGAGGGGCACCAGGAGACGGTGATGGCCCAGCTGGCGATGACGGTCTTCGACGGGTTCGAGCCCGGCTTCGTGTTCGTCATCGTGATGACGATGATCATCCTGTTCCTGGCGGCCAACACCGCCTTCAACGGGTTCCCGGTGCTGGGCTCGATCCTCGCCCGCGACGGCTTCCTGCCCCGGGCGCTGCACACCCGCGGCGACCGCCTGGCCTACAGCAACGGCATCATCCTGCTGGCGCTGGCCGCCGTCGGCCTGGTGCTCGCGTTCAACGCCAGCGTGACCGCGCTGATCCAGCTCTACGTGGTGGGCGTGTTCGTCTCCTTCACCGTCAGCCAGCTCGGCATGATCCGGCACTGGACCCGCCACCTCTCCGTCGAGACCGACCCCGCCGAGCGGCGCCGCAAGCAGCGCTCGCGCGCGATCAACGCCGTCGGCCTCACCTTCACCGGCACGGTGCTCGTCATCGTGCTCGCCAGCAAGTTCATCTACGGCGCCTACCTCGCCGTGCTCGCCATGGCGCTGCTGTTCGTGACGATGAAGGCCATCAGCCGGCACTACGACAAGGTCGCCCGCGAGACGGCGCTCGACCAGTCCGAGGCCCACACGCTGCCGAGCCGGGTCCGCGCGGTCGTCCTCGTCATGGAGCTCAACAAGCCCGCCCTGCGCGCGATCAACTTCGCCCGCGGCAGCCGGCCCAGCAGCGTCGAGGCCGTCACGATCGCCGTCGACGACGACCAGGTCCGCGCGATCCGGCACGCCTGGGACGAGCTGGACCCGGGCGTCCCGCTCAAGGTCGTGGCCTCGCCGTTCCGCGAGGTGGTCGGGCCGTTCCTCACCTACGTGAAGGGGCTACGCTCGGGCAACCCGCGCGACATCGTGATGGTCTACATCCCCGAGCTGGTCGTCGGCCACTGGTGGGAGCGCCTGCTGCACAACCAGACCTCCCTGCTGGTCAAGACCCGCCTGGCGTTCATGCCCGGCGTGGTCACCACGGCGGTGCCGTACCAGCTCGCCTCGTCGCGCTACGCGATCGAGCGGGCCGAGCGCGACGACGCCGCCGAGTGGCGCCGCCCCGGTACCGGCACCGTGCACTCGGGGGCATCTCTCGATGACTGAACCGGGGCAGTGGGCGGTCGGCGACCGCCTCGAGCGTGTGCGGGTGAACCGCATCGCCCACGGCGGCCACTGGGTGGCCCGCGTGGACGGGCGGGTCGTGTTCGTCCGGCACGCCCTCGAGGGCGAACTCGTCGACGTCGTCGTCACCGGCCTGGCCAAGCGGCACGCGCTGGCCGATGCGGTCGCCGTGCACGAGTCCAGTGCGCACCGGGTGACCCCGCCCTGCGCCATCGCGGCCGTCTGCGGCGGGTGCGACCTCCAGCACGTCGCGGTCGCCCACCAGCGCGAGCTCAAGCGGCAGGTCGTGGCGGAGCAGCTGGCCCGGCTGGCCGGCCTCGACTGGGACGGCACCGTCGAGGCCCTCGATCCCGACGACCTCGGCTGGCGCACGCGGATGCGCTACCACCGGGGGCCGGAGGGCTGGGGACTGCGGGCCAGGGCGTCCCACGAGGTGGTGCCCCTGCCGGCGTCGGGGTGCCTCATCGCGGCCCCCGACCTCCGGACGCCGCGGGCTGCGGTCGGTGCCGCCACCGCCGACGGCCCGGTCTGGGTGACCCCGGGCGAGGAGCTGGTCGTGCGGGAGCGCGCGGCGGGGCACGACTGGGCAGTCCGCGCCGACGGGTTCTGGCAGGTTCACCCGCGAGC
Proteins encoded:
- a CDS encoding class I SAM-dependent RNA methyltransferase is translated as MTEPGQWAVGDRLERVRVNRIAHGGHWVARVDGRVVFVRHALEGELVDVVVTGLAKRHALADAVAVHESSAHRVTPPCAIAAVCGGCDLQHVAVAHQRELKRQVVAEQLARLAGLDWDGTVEALDPDDLGWRTRMRYHRGPEGWGLRARASHEVVPLPASGCLIAAPDLRTPRAAVGAATADGPVWVTPGEELVVRERAAGHDWAVRADGFWQVHPRAADTLVDAVLAGLAPRAGERALDLYCGVGLFSGALADAGVRVTGVEGGRDAVDLARRNVPGARFHAGSVDRVLRRLTGRTDLVVLDPPRVGAGRAVVEDVCARRPRAVAYVACDPAALARDLATARACGYEPDSIRAFDLFPMTHHVECVAILRPVQQAATAG
- a CDS encoding APC family permease, with the protein product MNLTDAVKRLLVGRKLASNQLGETLLPKRIALPVFASDALSSVAYAPDEILLTLSLAGVAGFVFSWPIALGVALVMFVVVLSYRQTVHAYPSGGGDYEVATVNLGPNAGLTVASALLVDYVLTVAVSVSSGVQNAKALVPFIVGHEGLVAAVLILVLMAINLRGVRESGTLFAIPTYGFMVAVLGMIVVGLVRILVVGEPLAAPTAGYDVVGDPFYSQLEGFALVALLARSFSSGSAALTGVEAISNGVPAFREPKSRNAATTLGLLGLVAITMLGGIIALANLTGAKMVDEHAGVVFTQGGVVVEGHQETVMAQLAMTVFDGFEPGFVFVIVMTMIILFLAANTAFNGFPVLGSILARDGFLPRALHTRGDRLAYSNGIILLALAAVGLVLAFNASVTALIQLYVVGVFVSFTVSQLGMIRHWTRHLSVETDPAERRRKQRSRAINAVGLTFTGTVLVIVLASKFIYGAYLAVLAMALLFVTMKAISRHYDKVARETALDQSEAHTLPSRVRAVVLVMELNKPALRAINFARGSRPSSVEAVTIAVDDDQVRAIRHAWDELDPGVPLKVVASPFREVVGPFLTYVKGLRSGNPRDIVMVYIPELVVGHWWERLLHNQTSLLVKTRLAFMPGVVTTAVPYQLASSRYAIERAERDDAAEWRRPGTGTVHSGASLDD
- a CDS encoding TrkA family potassium uptake protein, whose product is MRVTIAGAGNVGRSIARELLANDHQVLLIDRDPNAIKPDSVPGAAWLLADACEVDSLEEARIDRYDVAIAATGDDKANLVHSLLAKTEFAVPRTVARVNHPSNEWMFDDVWGVDVAVSTPRLMCALVEEAVTVGDLVRLFAFRGGRTNLVEMTLPTDSPTVGRRLADLEFPGDAVLVAIIRDGTAQPPRADAALEGEDELLFVVQPEAELELAHFLAPGVQRERVVQEDDEDPVD
- a CDS encoding TrkA family potassium uptake protein; the protein is MGCGRVGSSLARALERRGHSVAVIDQDADAFRRLGPDFHGRTVKGIGFDRKVLVAAGIREADGFAAVSSGDNSNILAARVVRETYGLNNVVARIYDQGRAEVYERLGVPSVATVRWAADQVLRRLLPEGSEPQWRDPSGQVRLIQLGAHDEWVGQRVTAIEAALGARIPFLSRFGQGMIPSETTILQDGDMLYIAATNEDVPRIEGLLAEPPVRI